From one Sulfuricurvum sp. genomic stretch:
- a CDS encoding S24 family peptidase, whose translation MKTFSDIVEAIKDIVSSEFPDKKVFDKDVAELLEISQMNFATMKKRNKIPFTELLDFCAKRSIAINWLLYNQSPESLIEPTNRFYMVRYFSSVNASAGGGAENEELDYEPLMLEENFVLSLGGEKELRNIEAINVSGDSMEPSFSYNDIVFVNRSKTDISRGGIFTIRTEHGLFIKRLQVRIDGKLDIISDNKDYPTYVARKDEVEIIGRVVGRFGGVE comes from the coding sequence ATGAAAACATTCAGTGATATCGTCGAAGCAATCAAAGATATTGTCTCTTCCGAATTCCCAGATAAAAAAGTCTTTGATAAAGACGTGGCAGAGTTATTGGAAATTTCGCAAATGAATTTTGCAACTATGAAAAAGCGCAATAAAATTCCCTTTACCGAATTGCTCGATTTTTGTGCTAAACGCTCTATAGCCATAAACTGGTTACTCTATAACCAATCTCCGGAGAGTTTGATTGAACCTACCAACCGCTTTTATATGGTTCGTTATTTCTCATCGGTGAATGCCTCTGCAGGCGGAGGGGCAGAAAATGAGGAACTGGATTACGAACCGCTTATGCTTGAAGAAAACTTTGTACTCTCCCTTGGCGGAGAGAAAGAATTACGCAACATTGAAGCTATAAATGTCTCAGGAGATTCCATGGAGCCTTCTTTTAGTTACAATGACATTGTTTTTGTCAATCGCTCCAAAACAGACATCAGTCGCGGAGGTATTTTTACCATCCGTACGGAGCATGGCCTATTTATTAAACGATTACAAGTCAGGATTGATGGGAAACTTGATATCATTTCAGATAATAAAGATTACCCAACCTATGTCGCGCGTAAAGATGAAGTTGAGATTATCGGCAGAGTCGTAGGGCGTTTCGGCGGAGTGGAATAA
- a CDS encoding tRNA (cytidine(34)-2'-O)-methyltransferase has translation MFNIVLVTPQIPNNTGAIGRLCVNTGSALHLIKPLGFDIDEKAVRRSGLDYWHKIDLHVWENIEQFLEAHPNKERFFFATTKTDRPYFDTAFQEGDYLFFGSETSGLPSELLDTYPNQTMTIPMTKEGRSLNLAISTGIILYEAIKQNFNSYRKMM, from the coding sequence ATGTTCAATATCGTTTTAGTAACCCCTCAGATTCCTAATAATACAGGGGCGATCGGAAGACTTTGTGTCAATACCGGTTCAGCTTTGCATCTGATCAAACCTTTGGGATTTGATATTGATGAAAAAGCCGTGCGACGCTCAGGCCTTGATTATTGGCATAAAATCGATTTGCACGTGTGGGAAAATATAGAGCAATTTTTAGAAGCACATCCGAATAAAGAACGTTTTTTCTTTGCTACAACAAAAACGGATCGTCCTTATTTTGATACCGCGTTTCAAGAGGGTGACTACCTCTTTTTTGGCAGCGAAACGTCCGGACTTCCCAGTGAATTATTAGATACCTATCCTAATCAAACGATGACTATCCCGATGACTAAAGAAGGGCGCAGTCTTAATCTCGCTATCAGTACGGGGATTATTCTTTACGAAGCGATCAAACAGAACTTTAACTCTTATAGAAAGATGATGTAA
- the purU gene encoding formyltetrahydrofolate deformylase, which produces MNEQYRILIHCNDEKGLVYKVSSVFFHRNLNIISNNEFVDKAHNKFFMRSVVAGEIAPDVLKNELAAILPSNAHLEVIAPRKKRIVLMATKESHALGDILIRYEAGELDCHIVGVVSNYDLLKPLVSKFDIPFYTVSHEGCDRDEHEKRVLAQLSELGEIDYMVLAKYMRILTPRFVEAYEDKIINIHHSFLPAFIGANPYKQAYERGVKIIGATAHFVNNHLDEGPIISQDVIHVNHAFGWEEMQRLGRDVEKIVLSKALKLALEDRIFVHANKTIIF; this is translated from the coding sequence ATGAATGAACAATATCGTATCTTAATCCATTGTAACGATGAAAAAGGGCTTGTTTATAAAGTCTCAAGTGTTTTTTTCCACCGTAATCTCAATATCATCTCTAACAATGAATTCGTAGATAAAGCACACAACAAATTCTTCATGCGCAGTGTTGTGGCTGGAGAGATTGCTCCAGACGTACTTAAAAATGAACTTGCTGCGATTTTGCCTTCAAATGCCCATTTAGAAGTAATCGCTCCACGTAAAAAACGGATCGTTTTAATGGCTACGAAAGAGTCACATGCGCTGGGAGATATTCTTATTCGCTATGAAGCAGGCGAACTGGATTGTCATATCGTCGGAGTCGTATCCAATTATGATTTGCTCAAGCCTCTAGTTTCTAAATTCGATATCCCATTTTATACTGTTTCTCATGAAGGGTGTGACCGAGACGAACACGAAAAACGGGTTCTTGCACAACTTTCTGAGTTAGGTGAAATTGACTATATGGTTTTAGCCAAATACATGCGTATCTTGACTCCTCGATTTGTGGAAGCGTATGAAGACAAAATCATCAATATACATCACTCTTTTCTCCCTGCGTTTATTGGAGCCAATCCTTATAAACAAGCGTATGAGCGTGGAGTAAAAATCATCGGTGCAACTGCCCATTTTGTCAATAATCATCTTGATGAAGGGCCGATAATTTCGCAAGATGTAATCCATGTTAATCATGCCTTTGGATGGGAAGAGATGCAACGGCTCGGTCGAGATGTCGAAAAAATCGTTTTGTCCAAAGCCCTCAAATTGGCATTGGAGGATCGTATTTTTGTTCATGCAAATAAAACGATCATTTTCTAA
- a CDS encoding tetratricopeptide repeat protein: MQTLTLANIYELQGLKEDALEIYKEILKKDPSNADAKIAIRRLSGMRKKFLGVNNEMKAFFVQMDEEAEFIQFERWLMKAWN; this comes from the coding sequence ATGCAAACTTTAACTCTCGCCAATATTTACGAACTTCAAGGCCTTAAAGAAGATGCCCTTGAAATTTACAAAGAAATATTGAAAAAAGATCCTTCTAATGCGGATGCTAAAATTGCTATCCGCAGACTATCAGGAATGCGAAAAAAATTTTTAGGCGTTAACAACGAAATGAAAGCTTTTTTTGTCCAAATGGATGAAGAAGCAGAATTTATCCAGTTTGAAAGGTGGTTGATGAAAGCATGGAACTAA
- the leuB gene encoding 3-isopropylmalate dehydrogenase yields the protein MKTYNIALIKGDGIGPEIIDEAVKVLDAVAACENIEFNYQEALMGGCAVDATGDPLPQETIDISLASDAVLFGAIGGQKWDTLPREKRPESGLLRFRKELGVFANLRPANVYDELVNASSLKPEVVKGVDLMVVRELIGGIYFGEPKGRDENKGWNTMVYTRDEVVRIAHVAFKIAMERSKRVCSVDKANVLDVSQLWREVVEEVATEYPEVELSHMYVDNAAMQLIRDPKQFDVILTGNIFGDILSDEASMLSGSIGLLPSASVGADIGVYEPIHGSAPDIAGQGIANPIATIASASMMLRFAFGENRAADRIDYGIKQALAEGYRTKDISGFDAKEICSTSEMGSIIANFAAKCKL from the coding sequence ATGAAAACCTATAACATTGCACTCATAAAAGGGGACGGAATCGGTCCTGAAATTATCGACGAAGCCGTAAAAGTTCTTGACGCGGTAGCTGCATGTGAAAATATTGAATTTAATTACCAAGAAGCACTTATGGGCGGATGTGCCGTAGATGCTACAGGCGATCCGCTTCCGCAAGAAACAATTGATATTTCACTTGCCAGCGATGCTGTATTGTTCGGTGCAATCGGCGGGCAAAAATGGGATACTCTTCCAAGAGAAAAGCGTCCTGAAAGCGGATTGCTCCGTTTCCGAAAAGAGTTAGGTGTTTTTGCCAATCTTCGTCCCGCAAATGTCTATGATGAACTCGTGAATGCCAGTTCCCTCAAACCTGAAGTCGTTAAAGGCGTCGATTTGATGGTTGTACGTGAATTGATCGGCGGTATCTATTTCGGTGAACCTAAAGGGCGTGATGAGAACAAAGGCTGGAACACCATGGTTTACACGCGTGATGAAGTGGTCAGAATCGCTCATGTTGCCTTTAAAATAGCAATGGAACGATCTAAGCGGGTCTGTTCAGTCGATAAAGCCAACGTTCTGGATGTCAGCCAATTGTGGCGTGAAGTGGTCGAAGAGGTAGCAACCGAGTACCCGGAAGTAGAGCTCAGTCATATGTACGTCGATAATGCGGCAATGCAGCTTATCCGAGACCCGAAACAATTCGACGTCATTTTAACAGGTAATATTTTCGGAGATATTTTAAGTGATGAAGCGAGTATGCTCTCTGGCTCTATCGGCCTGTTACCGTCTGCTTCTGTCGGTGCAGATATCGGCGTATATGAGCCGATTCACGGTTCAGCTCCCGATATTGCAGGGCAGGGGATTGCCAACCCTATCGCAACCATCGCTAGTGCATCTATGATGCTCCGATTTGCCTTCGGCGAAAACCGTGCAGCGGATCGTATCGATTATGGTATCAAACAAGCTCTTGCTGAGGGCTATCGCACTAAAGATATCTCAGGATTTGATGCTAAAGAGATTTGTTCTACTAGCGAAATGGGTTCTATTATCGCTAATTTCGCAGCAAAATGCAAACTTTAA
- a CDS encoding 3-isopropylmalate dehydratase small subunit, which translates to MQKIEGKVWNFGKDIDTDLIIAARYLNTSDPKELAKHVMEDADPTFVSKMTPGDIIVADENFGCGSSREHAPIALKAAGVAAVIAPTFARIFYRNAFNMGLPIFELTESLEIKEGESVSIDMDAGTITNLTTNKTYNFIPIPPFMQELLSAGGLMNYASEEIAAQEK; encoded by the coding sequence ATGCAAAAAATTGAAGGCAAAGTTTGGAATTTCGGTAAAGATATTGATACCGATCTTATCATCGCCGCTCGCTACCTAAACACTTCTGACCCAAAAGAGCTCGCAAAACATGTTATGGAAGATGCAGATCCGACATTTGTTTCTAAAATGACTCCAGGTGATATCATTGTTGCCGATGAAAATTTCGGTTGCGGATCATCCCGCGAACATGCTCCGATAGCACTTAAAGCTGCCGGTGTTGCAGCTGTTATCGCTCCGACGTTTGCCCGTATTTTTTACCGCAACGCTTTTAACATGGGATTGCCGATTTTTGAACTTACCGAGAGTTTAGAGATAAAAGAAGGTGAGTCTGTCAGTATTGATATGGATGCAGGGACCATCACCAATCTTACAACAAATAAAACTTACAACTTTATACCCATCCCGCCATTTATGCAAGAGTTGCTTTCTGCCGGCGGTTTAATGAATTATGCGAGCGAAGAAATCGCTGCACAGGAGAAGTAA
- the flgG gene encoding flagellar basal-body rod protein FlgG, which translates to MMQSLYTSSTGMLSMQTQIDTTANNIANVNTMGYKKSRAEFADLMYKVMTYAGTSTSDTTKSPTGIEVGLGVRPTAINKIFSEGSLKQTDNTLDMAITGQGFFKLQLPNGTEVYTRNGSFKIDANGTMVNSDGYTLVPEVVIPSDATNVSIGTDGIVSVTQPGQAQATQVGQISLTNFINPAGLHAMGDNLFVETDSSGQPVEGTAGEDGLGSIRQGFVELSNVQLVVELTDLITGQRAYDANSKVITTSDEMLATVNGLKR; encoded by the coding sequence ATGATGCAATCACTCTATACCAGTTCTACCGGTATGCTATCTATGCAAACCCAAATCGACACGACTGCAAATAACATTGCCAACGTTAACACCATGGGATATAAAAAGTCCCGTGCTGAATTTGCCGATTTGATGTATAAAGTAATGACCTATGCTGGAACGTCAACCAGTGATACAACCAAGTCACCGACAGGAATCGAAGTCGGTCTCGGGGTTCGTCCGACCGCTATCAATAAAATATTCTCCGAGGGAAGTCTAAAACAAACCGACAATACCCTTGATATGGCAATAACCGGTCAAGGTTTTTTCAAACTCCAACTTCCTAACGGGACGGAAGTTTATACCCGTAACGGTTCCTTTAAAATCGATGCCAACGGTACTATGGTCAACTCCGACGGATATACGCTTGTTCCTGAAGTTGTTATTCCCTCAGATGCTACCAATGTCAGCATTGGTACAGATGGGATTGTCAGTGTGACTCAACCTGGACAGGCACAAGCAACACAGGTAGGACAGATTTCTCTGACGAATTTTATCAATCCCGCCGGTTTACATGCAATGGGAGATAACCTTTTCGTTGAAACAGACAGTTCCGGTCAGCCTGTCGAGGGGACAGCAGGTGAAGATGGATTGGGTTCTATTCGCCAGGGATTTGTCGAACTTTCAAACGTTCAACTGGTTGTTGAGCTCACCGACCTTATTACGGGACAACGTGCCTACGATGCAAACTCAAAAGTCATTACCACCAGTGATGAGATGCTCGCGACCGTTAATGGATTGAAACGTTAA
- a CDS encoding flagellar hook-basal body protein: MQTGYYAATAGMVAEFNRIDTIASNLANANTAGFKQDQLITGDFVRLFKEKQNILPIPNQTEEGAQYFNRSLSRVPQITDAYTDFSLGSMQKTENTFDLALSKEGQFFAVKTPQGIRLTRDGTFTTNDAGKLVTKQGYEVLPADYAQSKTTISFNPQDSVITIDKNGQISTNVPGSTQMVANKKLMILEPQNIRMLKKEGENLYIPESADPLKPLNESGSLMQGFTEKSNVNAVNQMISLVEANRLVGMYQKAMDTQMNDMNKDAIEKLAVTRR, translated from the coding sequence ATGCAGACCGGATATTATGCGGCTACAGCCGGGATGGTTGCTGAGTTTAACCGCATCGATACAATTGCTTCGAATCTTGCCAATGCAAATACGGCAGGCTTTAAACAAGATCAATTGATTACTGGAGATTTTGTCCGTCTTTTTAAAGAGAAACAAAATATTCTCCCTATTCCTAATCAAACAGAAGAAGGCGCACAGTATTTTAACCGCTCGCTTTCACGTGTTCCACAGATTACAGATGCTTATACCGATTTTAGTTTGGGTTCTATGCAAAAAACTGAAAACACGTTTGATCTTGCTCTGAGTAAAGAAGGTCAGTTTTTCGCCGTCAAAACACCGCAAGGGATCCGATTGACCCGAGATGGAACTTTTACGACAAATGACGCAGGTAAACTCGTGACAAAACAAGGATATGAGGTATTACCGGCAGATTATGCTCAGAGTAAGACCACGATCTCTTTCAATCCGCAGGATAGCGTGATTACAATCGATAAAAACGGTCAAATTTCCACAAATGTTCCAGGGTCGACACAAATGGTCGCAAACAAAAAACTCATGATTCTTGAACCTCAAAATATACGCATGTTAAAAAAAGAGGGAGAGAACCTTTATATCCCTGAATCCGCTGATCCACTTAAACCATTAAATGAGAGCGGATCTCTAATGCAGGGATTTACCGAAAAAAGCAACGTCAATGCGGTTAATCAAATGATTTCATTGGTTGAAGCCAATCGCTTGGTCGGTATGTACCAAAAAGCAATGGACACGCAAATGAATGATATGAATAAAGACGCAATCGAAAAACTTGCCGTAACCAGACGATAA
- the rpoD gene encoding RNA polymerase sigma factor RpoD — protein sequence MSVKDLNKYLETLFTEHKSKNCLTYETIVDPFDKQPTLAQAKTILKLAQKHKICLFTSSEHAKMLNQQEAAAKRAAQLKYIEEASGDEFDILKQHELLEWSRSDSPVRMYLREMGQIPLLTKEEEVEISKRMEMGEGIIIDAICSVPYLIDFILDYKDPLINRERRVKELFKSFEEAEEEDSDDDSDDDGDDDESTEKAPSLKDKKRVEKVVTSFKALEKAKKDWVKATEKMLEECSIDEMDAEYVLFFLNVSFKKKMLKEALLDLGPTSKLINELVRSMETALRSDEGFDRELKRLEYKLPLFNDQLKKNHTLILNKICDLTKEEIAAKVPEATMVSTYMEIKKLIQTKEASKGGFNMEPEKLADILEQIKRGKNISEVSKTRMAKSNLRLVVSIAKRYTNRGLPFLDLIQEGNIGLMKAVDKFEYQKGYKFSTYATWWIRQAISRAIADQARTIRIPIHMIETINRINKIMRKHLQEHGKEPDVETIAEEVGLSVEKVKNVIKITKEPISLEAPIGNEEDGRFGDFIEDKMSLSPSDAILKDDLKVQIESVLEQLNEREKAVIKMRFGIMDDESDRTLEEIGKELNVTRERVRQIESSAIKKLKHPKVGRKLKNYIED from the coding sequence ATGAGTGTCAAAGATCTAAATAAATATCTCGAAACCCTATTCACAGAACATAAATCTAAAAATTGTCTCACCTATGAAACAATTGTCGATCCTTTTGACAAACAACCAACCCTTGCACAAGCTAAAACTATTTTAAAGCTGGCACAAAAACATAAGATCTGCTTGTTTACCTCTTCGGAACATGCCAAAATGCTCAATCAGCAAGAAGCAGCTGCAAAACGTGCCGCGCAACTTAAATACATTGAAGAAGCCAGCGGAGATGAATTCGATATTCTAAAACAGCATGAACTTCTTGAATGGTCACGTTCGGATTCTCCTGTACGTATGTATCTTCGTGAAATGGGTCAAATCCCGCTTCTTACAAAAGAAGAAGAAGTCGAAATATCCAAACGGATGGAAATGGGGGAAGGGATCATTATCGATGCGATCTGTTCTGTCCCCTATTTAATTGATTTTATTCTTGATTACAAAGATCCTCTCATCAATCGTGAACGACGCGTCAAAGAACTTTTTAAAAGTTTCGAAGAAGCTGAAGAAGAAGACTCTGATGATGACAGTGATGATGACGGCGATGATGATGAATCAACTGAAAAAGCACCGTCTCTTAAAGATAAAAAACGGGTAGAAAAAGTCGTTACCAGCTTTAAAGCACTTGAAAAAGCAAAAAAAGACTGGGTCAAAGCAACCGAGAAAATGTTAGAAGAGTGTTCTATCGATGAGATGGATGCAGAATACGTTTTGTTCTTCCTAAATGTCAGTTTCAAGAAAAAAATGTTGAAAGAGGCATTACTTGATCTTGGACCGACCTCAAAATTGATCAATGAGCTTGTCCGTTCTATGGAAACAGCTCTACGAAGTGATGAAGGTTTTGACCGTGAGTTGAAACGACTTGAGTATAAGCTTCCGCTTTTTAACGATCAACTCAAAAAAAATCACACATTGATCTTAAACAAAATTTGCGACCTGACGAAAGAAGAAATCGCTGCTAAAGTTCCTGAAGCAACGATGGTTAGTACCTATATGGAGATCAAAAAACTGATTCAAACCAAAGAAGCCTCTAAAGGCGGTTTCAATATGGAGCCGGAAAAGTTAGCTGATATTTTGGAACAGATCAAACGGGGTAAAAATATCTCTGAAGTTTCAAAAACACGTATGGCTAAATCCAATCTCCGTCTGGTTGTCTCGATTGCAAAACGTTATACCAACCGCGGACTTCCTTTCTTGGATTTGATTCAAGAAGGAAATATCGGATTGATGAAAGCGGTCGATAAATTTGAATACCAAAAAGGGTATAAATTTTCAACGTACGCTACATGGTGGATTCGCCAAGCAATCAGCCGTGCGATTGCCGATCAGGCACGTACTATTCGTATCCCGATCCACATGATTGAAACGATCAACCGCATTAATAAAATTATGCGTAAACACCTCCAAGAGCACGGAAAAGAGCCGGATGTCGAAACCATCGCGGAAGAAGTAGGCTTGTCGGTTGAGAAAGTCAAAAACGTCATCAAAATCACAAAAGAACCGATTTCGCTTGAAGCTCCTATCGGTAACGAAGAAGACGGACGTTTCGGAGATTTCATCGAAGATAAAATGTCTCTCTCTCCATCAGATGCTATTTTGAAAGACGATTTGAAAGTCCAGATTGAAAGTGTTCTTGAACAGTTGAATGAGCGTGAAAAAGCGGTTATCAAAATGCGATTTGGTATTATGGACGACGAGAGTGACCGTACTCTCGAAGAGATCGGAAAAGAACTTAACGTTACACGTGAACGTGTTCGTCAAATCGAAAGCAGTGCGATCAAAAAACTGAAACACCCTAAAGTGGGTCGTAAACTTAAAAACTATATCGAGGACTGA
- a CDS encoding AtpZ/AtpI family protein, whose amino-acid sequence MEENHEEHKPRIKPIIEGAETLSLGISMVVAVLIGVAIGLGLKKLTGITWLLWIGVAIGLAAAFLNVYKAYSKQYKEFEKLAKDPRYNMGKSIDEDEDED is encoded by the coding sequence GTGGAAGAGAATCACGAAGAGCATAAACCACGGATTAAACCGATTATCGAAGGTGCCGAGACCTTATCACTTGGAATCTCGATGGTTGTAGCCGTTTTGATCGGTGTCGCAATCGGCTTGGGGCTTAAAAAACTTACAGGTATTACGTGGCTTTTGTGGATCGGTGTTGCTATAGGTCTTGCAGCTGCATTTTTAAATGTTTACAAAGCCTACAGCAAACAATACAAAGAGTTTGAAAAATTGGCCAAAGATCCGCGATACAATATGGGGAAAAGCATCGATGAGGATGAGGATGAGGATTAA
- the hemL gene encoding glutamate-1-semialdehyde 2,1-aminomutase: protein MSIEHSQTAFEKAQQLIPGGVNSPVRAFKSVGGIPRFISRGEGGYLIDIDDNRYVDYVQSWGPLIFGHRDESIESAVIEAVKHGLSFGAPTEAESDLAELIISIYDSIEKIRFVSSGTEAVMSAIRLARGFTGRDDIVKFTGCYHGHSDALLVQAGSGAVTFGTPSSPGVPADFTKHTLLAEYNNIESVRQCFKDSPGIACVIIEPIAGNMGLVPATKDFLAELRTVCDEYGALLIFDEVMSGFRACLHGAESITGTKPDLVTLGKVIGGGMPVGAFGGRREIMAHLSPEGGVYQAGTLSGNPVAMAAGLASIHKLKNNARVFSVLEERAKRLMNGFAEAATKHNIPLQTDVRGSMFGFFFSDESVSNFAEALKSDTARFAKFHAAMLDAGFYFACSQFETGFISTATTDEMVEETIAAANKIFGEL from the coding sequence ATGAGCATTGAACACTCACAAACAGCCTTCGAAAAAGCTCAACAATTGATACCGGGCGGAGTAAACTCACCTGTACGGGCATTTAAAAGTGTTGGTGGTATTCCCCGTTTTATCTCACGCGGAGAAGGCGGATATCTGATTGATATCGATGATAACCGCTATGTAGACTACGTTCAAAGTTGGGGTCCTCTAATTTTCGGCCACCGAGACGAAAGCATTGAATCAGCTGTAATCGAAGCAGTCAAACACGGTCTAAGTTTCGGTGCTCCTACAGAAGCTGAAAGTGATCTTGCTGAGCTCATTATCTCTATTTATGACTCTATTGAAAAAATCCGTTTTGTCAGCAGCGGAACCGAAGCGGTAATGAGTGCGATCCGTCTTGCTCGAGGGTTTACCGGTCGTGATGATATTGTCAAGTTCACCGGTTGCTATCACGGACACAGTGATGCTCTGCTTGTTCAAGCAGGTTCAGGTGCCGTGACGTTTGGAACACCGAGTTCTCCGGGAGTGCCGGCCGATTTTACCAAACATACTTTATTAGCTGAATACAACAACATTGAAAGTGTCCGTCAATGTTTTAAAGACAGCCCCGGTATTGCGTGTGTCATTATCGAGCCGATTGCCGGAAATATGGGACTGGTACCCGCAACCAAAGATTTTTTGGCAGAACTTCGGACAGTATGTGATGAATACGGCGCATTACTGATTTTTGACGAAGTAATGAGCGGTTTCAGAGCATGTTTACATGGTGCGGAGAGTATCACAGGTACAAAACCTGACCTGGTAACGCTAGGAAAAGTCATCGGTGGCGGAATGCCTGTCGGAGCATTCGGGGGCAGACGCGAGATAATGGCGCACCTCTCACCCGAAGGCGGTGTCTATCAGGCAGGAACTCTCAGCGGAAATCCTGTTGCCATGGCTGCAGGACTTGCATCCATTCATAAGCTCAAGAACAATGCAAGAGTCTTCAGTGTCCTCGAAGAGAGGGCAAAACGTCTTATGAACGGCTTTGCGGAAGCAGCAACAAAACACAATATCCCTTTACAAACCGATGTACGCGGTTCTATGTTCGGATTTTTCTTTAGTGATGAGTCAGTTTCGAATTTTGCCGAAGCCCTTAAGAGTGATACTGCACGTTTTGCCAAGTTCCATGCTGCGATGTTGGATGCGGGCTTTTATTTTGCTTGTTCACAATTTGAAACAGGATTTATTTCTACCGCAACAACCGATGAAATGGTTGAAGAGACAATTGCCGCTGCAAACAAAATATTTGGAGAACTGTAG
- the tgt gene encoding tRNA guanosine(34) transglycosylase Tgt: MQFNVDATCGNARACTITTAHSTIQTPIFMPVGTVGSVKALDMADMTELLDTQIILANTYHMYLRPGDETVARFGGLHGYTTYPNSFLTDSGGFQAFSLSDISKPTESGIEFRSHIDGSKHFFTPEKVIDIQNNLNSDIMMILDDLVALPATQERIQTSIQRTTQWAQQSIDYHRNNQSKGIGINQNIFAIIQGGTDFNFRTQSAEELCAMDYDGFAIGGLSVGESNNLMYDTVEHTTPLMPSDKPRYLMGVGTPEDLVENIERGVDMFDCVMPTRNARNGTLFTTFGKVNIKGALYKYDAQPIDPECTCYTCRRYSRAYLHHLFRSREITYFRLASLHNLHYYLWLVRQARESILAGKFIEFKKDFYARRQA, from the coding sequence ATGCAATTTAACGTCGATGCCACCTGCGGCAACGCCAGAGCGTGTACTATCACTACGGCACATTCTACAATCCAAACACCTATCTTTATGCCGGTGGGAACGGTAGGCTCTGTAAAAGCACTTGATATGGCAGATATGACAGAACTATTAGATACTCAAATCATCCTTGCCAATACCTATCATATGTATCTGCGTCCGGGAGATGAAACCGTAGCACGTTTCGGCGGACTGCATGGATATACGACATATCCCAATAGTTTTTTGACGGATAGCGGAGGTTTTCAAGCATTTAGTCTTAGTGATATATCTAAACCAACCGAATCAGGGATCGAGTTTCGCAGCCATATTGACGGAAGTAAACACTTTTTTACCCCGGAAAAAGTCATTGATATCCAAAACAATTTAAACAGCGATATCATGATGATTCTAGATGATCTTGTGGCACTGCCGGCTACACAAGAACGGATTCAAACATCAATTCAACGGACGACCCAATGGGCACAACAGTCGATCGACTATCATCGTAACAACCAATCAAAAGGAATCGGTATAAATCAAAATATCTTTGCCATTATTCAAGGTGGAACCGATTTCAATTTCCGTACCCAATCGGCAGAAGAGCTATGCGCCATGGATTATGACGGGTTTGCGATCGGAGGACTTTCAGTCGGTGAATCGAACAATTTGATGTATGATACGGTTGAACACACTACACCGCTTATGCCAAGTGATAAACCGCGGTATTTGATGGGTGTCGGTACACCTGAAGATTTAGTTGAAAACATTGAACGGGGCGTTGATATGTTCGACTGTGTTATGCCGACGCGTAATGCCAGAAACGGTACACTCTTCACCACATTTGGGAAAGTTAATATCAAAGGTGCACTTTATAAATACGACGCACAGCCAATTGATCCGGAATGTACTTGTTATACTTGCAGACGCTACAGTAGAGCGTATTTACATCATCTTTTCCGTTCACGTGAGATCACCTATTTCCGTCTTGCATCGCTTCATAACCTACATTACTATCTTTGGTTGGTCCGTCAAGCACGCGAATCAATCTTAGCCGGTAAATTTATTGAATTTAAAAAGGATTTTTATGCACGCCGTCAAGCCTAA